ggataagAAGAAAGCTGCAAAGcaacccctccccctccccccaccCCACTCCACCACTGCATACGGACGCTCCGCCGCTCCACTTTGGCCGAAGCTTCCTGCGGCACATGCATCACACCCAGATCAGATCATCATCACCCATTTCCAAGAACAACTCCCGCTTCCCCACCCTCCCTTTCTTTCCGTCTTCTTTTGCTCACACCACCTTTAGCGCACGCGACGAGAAGGCCGATCGACCTCCCTGCCCTGCCCTCTCTCCATAATCTATGTTTTCGCTCATCAGGCTCAGGTACGAACcagaagatttagtattcgaacgcCGCTTTGTCATCTCCTCCCCGTACAGATTCGTTTAGATACGTGTAGATGGAGCTTAAATCCTAACATGATTTCTGAGATCCTGTCGTTCTTGTTATCGTTACCTTCTCCTACGGTACGATTCCATTTTTTTCGCTTTAAGATTTGGACACGCTTGTGATTTGATCTCATCGTAGTCGTCTTTTGGAGGAGAAATGAAGGGTGGATGATGTTGGCGTATAGAAACTTCTCTGAGAGCGTTCTGACATGTGCTCAGTAGACCTCCGGCTCAAGTCAAAGAAAGGTTCCAATTTTTTGGTCCTCCGTGGAAACTGCGACGCGACCGCTACTATTACCGCTGTTGCTTGCGGCACAAAGGCAGGCGACTCCCCCTTCGCGTGACCTTCTCGGAGCCAAACCCCCATAAAAGCCTTGGAGAAACACCTCACACAAGTCACACAGGCAGGCTGCATGGAGCTCCTCAGACTGCTCACACATGGTAAGCCCGGTGGCGGAGGCGCCGTCACTACGATCACCACCAACGTCCGCGATCAAGACTTTAACGACGGCGTCCCCGGCGGCAGTGATGACGATGGGCCCTTCTTCGACATTGAGTTCGCCGTGCCACTGCGGGGGGACGAGGTCCTCAGGCGGGAGAAGCGGCGGTTTTCCTCCAACGCGGGCAAGACGGCGGAGGAGGGGTTCGGCCTCACAGCGTCCCCGGACGGCGGCAGCCTCCGGCGCGACCCTGTCCCCTCAATCTTAACTTCCGACGGCCTTTTCTTTGAGCTGGTCCCGCTCGGGCCTTCTTCGTTGAGGGACTTCGATGCCTCCGAGCTGCCCAAGTCGTCCAAGCCTCAAGCCCCTGCCTTCCTCCTCAAATCTGCTGCCAGGTTCCGCGTCTTTAAGCTGGGCTTTCACAGGAGGTCGAAGTCGACGTCGTCGGAGCTCAACCCCGGCGCCTCACCCGCTACGTCGTCAGCGTCCCCAAAGCAGCAGCACCAAAACAAATTCTTTGTCAAGTTCAAGGTGGAGGAGGTGTCGCTGGCGTCGCTCTTCACCAGGAACAACAGCTGGAGGAGCTCCAGCAGCAGCAGATCTGTGCGGCATTACGCCGACGACGATTTGCCGGCGTCGGACGAGAGGAAGCTCCCCAGAGACGTGCTCCGCAGGTGTCTTAGCAAAATTAAGCCGCTTTACATCAGGATCTCGAGGCGGTACGGCGAGAAGCTCCGGTTCTCCGGGCCGCGGAGCTCCGGCGGGGCCGGGAAGGTTCGGCCGGCCTGGGAGGGCGGAGAGGC
The DNA window shown above is from Musa acuminata AAA Group cultivar baxijiao chromosome BXJ2-4, Cavendish_Baxijiao_AAA, whole genome shotgun sequence and carries:
- the LOC135609440 gene encoding probable membrane-associated kinase regulator 2 — protein: MELLRLLTHGKPGGGGAVTTITTNVRDQDFNDGVPGGSDDDGPFFDIEFAVPLRGDEVLRREKRRFSSNAGKTAEEGFGLTASPDGGSLRRDPVPSILTSDGLFFELVPLGPSSLRDFDASELPKSSKPQAPAFLLKSAARFRVFKLGFHRRSKSTSSELNPGASPATSSASPKQQHQNKFFVKFKVEEVSLASLFTRNNSWRSSSSSRSVRHYADDDLPASDERKLPRDVLRRCLSKIKPLYIRISRRYGEKLRFSGPRSSGGAGKVRPAWEGGEAGGGGDQLKEPASAATSFKGSLKSQDVNLPAGRKVAYRSLRKSRSASAAVASVRSPTLAPERRDDSLLEQQDGIQSAIAHCKRSFNRDSESPLTRSRSDPGEGRSAEAIVSKV